TAGATCAAGACAGTTGGCATGTGGTGCAAAAGACACAAAGCCGATCGTCGTACCACGCACCGACAGTGTGTCAAATACGTGTTGCGGCACTCCGCTGGTCCTGATGTTCACACTATCCAGAAAAGCCAGCGTATGCTTTACCCCTGTCAATCCGAAATCATACGAATGGTTATTGGCCAGGTTGAGGTATTCGAAGCCCGCCTCTTTATACCACAGGGCATAATTGTACGGCGTACGGAAGGCAAAACACTGGGTAGAGGTTCCACAGTTCTTAAACACTTTCGCATCATCAGATACAACGCTCTCCAGGTTACCGATACGCAGATCCGTTTCCGCCAGCAATGGCATCGCATATTGCAGGATATTGCCCTCGTCTGCCTTCGGCAGGAAAGACTTCGCGGGGTAGGAAGAACCTACCATCATGTCGCCCACAATGGAGAAACTGATGGTATCAGGCAATGTATCGACTACCGCCACTGGTGGCAGCAGCGTATCTGAAAGGGCTATCCGGCTGCCCCAAACGGTCATTTTATAAGATTGTCTTGACTTCGTATTCTTATCCCCTGAAATAATATGAGGCAGAAACAGCAACACAATGAAATTGAAAGAAAACAAATGAATGCTCTTAACAGCAACTTTCGGCATACAGTAAACTAAATATTAAAATGAAAATCAGTCTCTTAAAGAATACAATATCATTCCTGGGGGAACAAGAAAAAAGTCAGTACATCACGTTTACATTCACGAACCGTTCCTTTGAGGTTTTATGCCAGCAAATATATAGCAATCCCGGGGTATTTCATAGCAGAAAGGCCGGGCCCGTCACTCGGGTACCGGCCTTTTTGCTGTATACAATTCTGTTACAACAAGTTATTTCACGAAAGAAATTGTACTTTTTTTGCCATCCTTGACTATCGTGATCCAATATACGCCACCATGGAGGCGTGATACATCTAAATTATTGGTAGTCAAACGACTGCGTAGCACCACACGACCTGTCACATCCACCACCGTTACGTCTGAGCCGGTGATATTCAATGATGTTTTCAGATACAACGTATTGCCGGCAGGGTTAGGATATAGTGTCACGCCTTTCAGCAGACTGCGCTCCTCCTCGTTCACCCTGGCGGTCGTATTAATAGCAGGTGCTGCGCCGGTGGCTGTAATACGGATAGAGGTAGCCTTGTCATTGAAGTTCTGTGCTACCAGGCAGCTGTTATCACTTGTAGCGGTCACACTCGTACCGGCGAAATTGTCATTTTCGTACAAGATCACCTGGTAGCCATTGCTCACCCGCAATGAAGAAATATCGTCATTCAGTATGCCTTTCGCCTGTAACTGCGTCAGGGTATAGTTGCCCGCTGGCAAACTCACCACTGCCCCTGTATAGTTACAGTCCTTGAAGAAAGAAGCGCCGGCGGTATAACTGATAATGATAGACGATACGCTATCATTCCATGGGCCGCCTATCCACGGACTGTTACTGGTCACTACCAGGTTGTCACCGGTGAAGTTATCATTCTTGTATAGTGTTGCCTTAAAGCCGGTAGGAATAGAGAATCCTGTCACATCATTGTTGTTGATCCCCTTTGCCTGTAACGCGGCGGTATTATAACTACCTACGCCTAAGCTCCAGTAACTGCCACCGTAGTTAATGTCCTTGTAAAAGAACGACTGGTCCAGTAATGCGGCCGCTTCTACCAGCATAACACCACTCAGCTGGGTAGAATAATCCGTACTGCCTGATGGCTGTTGTGACCACACCGTACCCACAAGATTAGTAGCAGGATTAATGCCACTGGTCTTCAGGGTCTGCGCATTGAAGCGGATCGCCTCATTGTACGCATCCCTGGTAGCCGCAGGCACATTACCTTCCCTGGCCAGTTCCGCGAGATAGCGGATAAAGATGCCTTTGAATAATCCGCCGTCACCGCCACCATCTTCATTCGCAAAGAACATCCCGTTCGTGCGTCTGGAATTCATAGCATAGTTGGCCGTTTTGACCGCCTCATTCAGATAGTATGCATCTCCCGTTACCTTGTACAGCTCCCAGCCAGCACCAATGAACGTACCTACATTGTAGGAGAAGATCCAGTCTTTGTTAGTTACGCCGGTATTGAGATTGATGTTGTCCCATACGGCGCCGGTCACAGGATCTACCAGGTTGTTCTTCATAAAGGTGAAGATGTCTTTGATGAGCTGAAGGTCTGCAGCTGATCCTGTTATCTGATACAGTCTTGCTCCAAGGATAATGGCGGGACCATTGGTACAGGAGTTCTTACATCCTGCGCAACCCTTGTTCCAGTCGATGGCCCCATTACTGTAACCTCCCTTGATGTCGGCCCATAACTGCGTGGCGACGTTATAATACTCAATGTCTCCTGTTGCCAGCCAGGCACGCAAAGTTGCAATGCCCATCCAGTCCATGTCGTCGTAGAAATAGTTGATGTAAGTATTCCCGTTTGCGCTCTTTGTACCGAGCAGCAAGGCTTTCATACGGGTCTTGTAAGTTTCGGAACGGGTACGCATATAGCCGTCTGTCAATGCATGTACACCATTAGCGGACCACCAATAATTATTGTTTGGCACACCGAAAGTGTTATACATACTTGTTTGCAGCGCTTCTGCCGTGGAATTGAAATTAGCGAGCTGGCCGAATGAAGAGAGCTGCATGCATAGCAGCAGTACGGCCACTTGTAGAAGTGATCTCATGTTGTAAAGGTTTTGAAGGATCAGTATAAATGAGTAACAGAACTGTATGACGCGTGGAAATGCAACGCCGGCCGCCGCAACGTGGAAGGAACAGCCGGCAATCCGTCAGTCAGCCGACGGGTTACGTAATAAAACACACCGCTGCCTTCAGACAGGCGGCCGAACAATTGTTTGTAAATGGAAGAGAGATAATGAAGAATGAATGGATACTTCATTGAAAAGGGTTTTATGTAATGATGACTACATGTTACCCTGGATAGAACTACAGCGTAATAAAAATATTCAAATATTTTAAATAAAGCAAGAGGGGGTTAACAAATTCATGTACCCCCTGCTTAAACCAGATCAATCTCGTACCGTTCTTCTGTCAGCTGCAACCCCCACATAGGCATATGCTTTTCGCCCGACTTGCGGAAACCGTTCTTTCTGAACATAGATGTCGCTGCTACCTGCTGACTGGTCGTAATGAGATAAATTTTCTGAAACAGCTTTTCTTTAGCGGCATTAATGGCTTCCGTCAGCAGGCGCTGTCCGATACCAATACCGCGATAATCCGGATGTACCAGGAACCAGCGTAACTGGGTAGCATAACGCGAATGCCCGAGCACCGCAATGGAACCTATGATCTGATTGCCATGCATTGCCAGGAATACCTGATCTTTAGAAGAGTTATACGCTTCCAGGAATTCATAGAAGGTCTTACAGGTATGTGTTTCAAACTCCAGGTTATACCCTGCTTCCTTTGCATACAGGGAGCCATGCATGTGCATGATAAAACCAGCATCGCCCGGCTGCAGGTCACGTCTGTAGGTGATATCTTCCGGCGATATCCTGGCGTCATCAGAGAGGATGTGACGCACGGTCTTCATCGCTCCCGCCAGTGCCACCTGCTGTTCTGCCGGAACGGGTTCCAGCAGTTTGTTGACCTGTGCTGCGGAGCCTTCTTCCAGCGTTTCGAGCAACTTCGCTCCCTTCGCTGTCAGCTGCAGGTACCAGGTACGTCCGTCCAGGTTGGACTTACGTTTGGCGATCAGCTGATTCATTTCAAATGATTTAAGGATGCGGCTCAGATATCCGCCGTCAATACCTAAATTGGCAATCAGTTTTCCTGCCGTGCATTGCTCTTCCTCTTCTTTTAACTTCCTGAGTACCCTTAATGCAGATAACGAAAGATTGTTGTCTGCCAAATGCCTGTTTAATAACTCCGCCAGGCTGTTGTAATAATTATTGAATTCACTAACCTCCCGCACCACTTCAAGATTCACTGACATGTCCCTAAAATTTTCCGCAAATGTTAAAAATCTGTTTGACAAAAGCAATTAAAAAACAGCGACATTTACCCACATTGGGTGCCTGTCGCTGTTAAGATATTCAGATTCTTTGTGTTATATTACTTTATGGTAGCCCGTACCTGCGTCACCTCGGCGGCTGAAATGGTACTGGCCTTGTTCCCGAAGCTGTTCCTGACATACGACAGGATATCCGCGATCTCCTGGTCTTTTAATGCTGCCTGTGAAGGCATCGGATTCGAGTAGTATTCCCCGTTGATCTCCACCTCTTCGTTCAGTCCCTTCAGCAACACGCCGATCAGTCGTACCTTATCGCCCAGTACGTATTCCGTTTTTATCAGCGGTGGGTTCATACGGGGTACCCCGCTCCCATTCTCCTGGTGACAGGATATACAATACTGCCGGTATAACACCTTTCCTTTTGCGATCTGTGCGGCCGAAGTGCCACCGGTTTTAGTACCCGCCGTTTTCTTTACCTGTGCGTTCACTGATAATGCAACTATCAGCAATGGCATCACCGCCCCTATCCATCTGCCCATACTTATTTTGCGTTATAAACGATCCTGTAAACGGTTCCTTTCGCATCATCTGTTACATACAGTGAACCATCCGGTCCCTGTGCCAGTCCGCACGGACGATGAGCCGCATCACCCGGGTTCTTTATTGGCCCCTTGCCGGCGAAACCATCTGCAAACACTTCCCATTTACCGGAAGGCTTCCCATTCTTAAACGGTACGAACACCACATAATATCCGGCCTGCTCTTCAGGATAACGGTTCCAGGAGCCATGAAATGCAATAAAAGCACCGTTCCGGTATTTCTCCGGGAACTGTGTACCTGTGTAGAACAGTAAGCCGTTAGGCGCCATATGTGCCGGAAAGGCGACTACCGGATCTTCCGCATTCTCACCACCCGTTTTCTTACCATCCCCGCCATATTCTGGTGCCAGCATTTTCTTTTGCTGATACTGATCGTAGTAGATGTAAGGCCATCCGCAGTCAGACCCCTGTTTCACGGCAAACATACATTCCGCGGGCAGGTCGGCCGATTGTTTTTCGGAATACAATGCAGGGAACAGGTCGTGTAACTGATCACGGCCATGCTGCATAACAAAAAGCTGCTGCTGTGATTTATTCCAGTCCAGTCCTACTACGTTCCTCAGACCAGTGGCATACCGCACGCCATCACCGTACACCTGGTTCAGTTTATCTGCCCGGAACTGCCAGATGCCTGCGGCAGAATCGAGTACAGGACAAGGCTGCATACCCATGGAACCCGCTGTTCGGTCCTGCGTCTGACAGGAGTTGGAATACGCACCGACATTCACGTAAATATTGCCCGCATCGTCCAGCACAATTGATTTGGATTCGTGCTGTCTGCGGTCAATCAGTCCGCTAACCACTGTTTCCGGATGCTCCGGGTCCGTCACCTGTTGCTGTGCATCCACTTTATACCGGTAGATCGCCGTGTTAGACGTGGCGTACAGGTAATCGCCTTTCAGATAGATACCTGTA
The DNA window shown above is from Chitinophaga agri and carries:
- a CDS encoding bifunctional helix-turn-helix transcriptional regulator/GNAT family N-acetyltransferase gives rise to the protein MSVNLEVVREVSEFNNYYNSLAELLNRHLADNNLSLSALRVLRKLKEEEEQCTAGKLIANLGIDGGYLSRILKSFEMNQLIAKRKSNLDGRTWYLQLTAKGAKLLETLEEGSAAQVNKLLEPVPAEQQVALAGAMKTVRHILSDDARISPEDITYRRDLQPGDAGFIMHMHGSLYAKEAGYNLEFETHTCKTFYEFLEAYNSSKDQVFLAMHGNQIIGSIAVLGHSRYATQLRWFLVHPDYRGIGIGQRLLTEAINAAKEKLFQKIYLITTSQQVAATSMFRKNGFRKSGEKHMPMWGLQLTEERYEIDLV
- a CDS encoding c-type cytochrome, whose translation is MGRWIGAVMPLLIVALSVNAQVKKTAGTKTGGTSAAQIAKGKVLYRQYCISCHQENGSGVPRMNPPLIKTEYVLGDKVRLIGVLLKGLNEEVEINGEYYSNPMPSQAALKDQEIADILSYVRNSFGNKASTISAAEVTQVRATIK
- a CDS encoding PQQ-dependent sugar dehydrogenase, giving the protein MQTTSKVLLMSVIAMTSIASSVFAGGPGKPGASVVKPDADNAGLKLPAGFGALKVADGLGRTRHIAVAGNGSIYIKLDRAKNNNGILFLQDNNGDGRVDKQTAFGNYGGTGIYLKGDYLYATSNTAIYRYKVDAQQQVTDPEHPETVVSGLIDRRQHESKSIVLDDAGNIYVNVGAYSNSCQTQDRTAGSMGMQPCPVLDSAAGIWQFRADKLNQVYGDGVRYATGLRNVVGLDWNKSQQQLFVMQHGRDQLHDLFPALYSEKQSADLPAECMFAVKQGSDCGWPYIYYDQYQQKKMLAPEYGGDGKKTGGENAEDPVVAFPAHMAPNGLLFYTGTQFPEKYRNGAFIAFHGSWNRYPEEQAGYYVVFVPFKNGKPSGKWEVFADGFAGKGPIKNPGDAAHRPCGLAQGPDGSLYVTDDAKGTVYRIVYNAK
- a CDS encoding CapA family protein — encoded protein: MPKVAVKSIHLFSFNFIVLLFLPHIISGDKNTKSRQSYKMTVWGSRIALSDTLLPPVAVVDTLPDTISFSIVGDMMVGSSYPAKSFLPKADEGNILQYAMPLLAETDLRIGNLESVVSDDAKVFKNCGTSTQCFAFRTPYNYALWYKEAGFEYLNLANNHSYDFGLTGVKHTLAFLDSVNIRTSGVPQHVFDTLSVRGTTIGFVSFAPHANCLDLNDDSLIKATIAEVRPLCKLLVVFFHGGGEGSARTHTPKGREMFLGQDRGDVRHFSHMCIDEGADLVIGSGPHVVRGMERYKGKLVAYSLGNFATYHLFNLKYPNNVAPLLRVKITSEGNLVEHKVFSFLQEGEGIPKPDTTLRAFKMIRSLSTADFGYQEVEAGTFD
- a CDS encoding glycoside hydrolase family 76 protein — protein: MRSLLQVAVLLLCMQLSSFGQLANFNSTAEALQTSMYNTFGVPNNNYWWSANGVHALTDGYMRTRSETYKTRMKALLLGTKSANGNTYINYFYDDMDWMGIATLRAWLATGDIEYYNVATQLWADIKGGYSNGAIDWNKGCAGCKNSCTNGPAIILGARLYQITGSAADLQLIKDIFTFMKNNLVDPVTGAVWDNINLNTGVTNKDWIFSYNVGTFIGAGWELYKVTGDAYYLNEAVKTANYAMNSRRTNGMFFANEDGGGDGGLFKGIFIRYLAELAREGNVPAATRDAYNEAIRFNAQTLKTSGINPATNLVGTVWSQQPSGSTDYSTQLSGVMLVEAAALLDQSFFYKDINYGGSYWSLGVGSYNTAALQAKGINNNDVTGFSIPTGFKATLYKNDNFTGDNLVVTSNSPWIGGPWNDSVSSIIISYTAGASFFKDCNYTGAVVSLPAGNYTLTQLQAKGILNDDISSLRVSNGYQVILYENDNFAGTSVTATSDNSCLVAQNFNDKATSIRITATGAAPAINTTARVNEEERSLLKGVTLYPNPAGNTLYLKTSLNITGSDVTVVDVTGRVVLRSRLTTNNLDVSRLHGGVYWITIVKDGKKSTISFVK